GTAGACGTGGTCTACGGCCGCGCGCACGAGGTGGACACCGCCGCGCGCACGGTGACGGTCGGCGACCGGGTGCTCGGCTACGACGCCCTGATGTTCGCCACCGGCAGCTTTCCCTTCGTGCCCCCGGTGCCGGGCAAGGACGCGGCGGGCTGCTTCGTGTACCGCACGCTCGACGACCTCGAAGCGATCCGCGCCGCCGCCCTGGGCGCTGGGCGTGGCGTGGTGATCGGCGGCGGCCTGCTGGGCCTGGAGGCCGCCGGGGCGCTGCGCAAGCTGGGCCTGGAGACGCACGTCGTCGAGTTCGCGCCGCAGCTCATGCCCGCGCAGCTCGACCCCGAAGGCGGACGCGCGCTGCAGAACATCATCGAGGAGATGGGCATCGGCGTGCACACCGCCAGGGCCACCCGCGAGATTACGCTGGACGCGCAGGGCCGCGTGACCGGCCTGGACTTCGCCGACGGCAGCCGCCTGGACGCCGATCTGGTGGTGTTCTCGGCCGGCATCCGCCCGCGCGACGACCTCGCCCGCGCCAGCGGCGTGCCGGTGGGCGAGCGCGGCGGCATTCAGATCGACGACCATTGCCGCACCGGCACCCCGGGCGTCTACGCGGTGGGCGAGTGCGCGCTGCACGGGGGCCGCGTGTACGGTCTGGTGGCCCCCGGCTACGCGATGGCGAAGGTGGCCGCCTCGAACGTCCTGATGGACCTGGGGCTGCGGCCCGCCGCCGAGGTGCACTTCACCGGGGCCGACCTCTCGACCAAGCTCAAGCTGCTGGGGGTCGAGGTCGGCAGTTTTGGCGACGCCAAGGGCACGACCGAGGGCTGCCGCACGGTCAGCCTGAGCGACAACGTGCGCGGCACCTACTCCAAGCTGGTGCTCTCGCCCGACGGCACGAAGGTGCTGGGCGGCCTGCTGGTGGGCGACACCTCGCGCTACGGCGACCTGCTCGACCTGACCATGAGCGCTGCCCCCCTGACCGTGCCGCCCGAAACCCTGATCGTGCCGCCGCTGCCCGGCGGGGCCGCGCCCACGCTGTCCGCCAACGCCCTGATCTGCTCGTGCGAGAACGTGCGTCAAGGCGCCATCTGCGGCGCGATTGCCGACGGCGCGCGCGACGTGGCCACCCTGAAAAAATGCACGGGCGCGGGCACCGGCTGCGGCGGCTGCGTGCCCAGCCTGCACGGCCTGCTCCAGAGTGAACTCGCGCGCCTGGGCGAGACTTTTTCCAACCACCTGTGCGAGCACTTCGCCTACTCGCGCCAGGAACTCTTCGACCTCGTGCGGGTCAAGGGGCACCACACCTGGGACGAGGTACTGGGCGCGCACGGCCACGGCCTGGGCTGCGAGATCTGCAAGCCGGCGGTGGCGAGCATCCTGGCGAGCCTGTACAACGAGCACATCCTGAAGCCGGGGCATGCGCCCCTCCAGGACACCAACGACGCCTTCCTGGCGAACATCCAGAAAAACGGCACCTACTCGGTCATGCCGCGCGTGCCGGGCGGCGAGATCACCGCCGATGGCCTCATCGCCATTGGCGCGGTCGCCAAGCGCTACGGCCTGTACTGCAAGATCACGGGCGGGCAGCGCATCGACCTGCTCGGCGCGCAGCGCGACGACCTGCCCGCCATCTGGGAGGAACTCATCGCGGCCGGCTTCGAAAGCGGGCACGCCTACGGCAAGAGCCTGCGCACGGTCAAGAGCTGCGTCGGCAGCACCTGGTGCCGCTACGGCGTGCAGGACAGCACCAGCCTCGCGGTGCGCCTGGAACTGCGCTACCGGGGCCTGCGCAGCCCCCACAAGCTCAAGAGCGGCGTGTCGGGCTGCACCCGCGAGTGCGCCGAGGCGCGCAGCAAGGACTTCGGGATCATCGCCACCGAGAAGGGCT
The genomic region above belongs to Deinococcus gobiensis I-0 and contains:
- the nirB gene encoding nitrite reductase large subunit NirB — its product is MTDFATPHPAPPAPHVLIVGNGMVGHRFVDALRAQAGPDILRVTVISEESRLAYDRVRLSSFFDDPQPDLSLTTPENYAGQGVDVVYGRAHEVDTAARTVTVGDRVLGYDALMFATGSFPFVPPVPGKDAAGCFVYRTLDDLEAIRAAALGAGRGVVIGGGLLGLEAAGALRKLGLETHVVEFAPQLMPAQLDPEGGRALQNIIEEMGIGVHTARATREITLDAQGRVTGLDFADGSRLDADLVVFSAGIRPRDDLARASGVPVGERGGIQIDDHCRTGTPGVYAVGECALHGGRVYGLVAPGYAMAKVAASNVLMDLGLRPAAEVHFTGADLSTKLKLLGVEVGSFGDAKGTTEGCRTVSLSDNVRGTYSKLVLSPDGTKVLGGLLVGDTSRYGDLLDLTMSAAPLTVPPETLIVPPLPGGAAPTLSANALICSCENVRQGAICGAIADGARDVATLKKCTGAGTGCGGCVPSLHGLLQSELARLGETFSNHLCEHFAYSRQELFDLVRVKGHHTWDEVLGAHGHGLGCEICKPAVASILASLYNEHILKPGHAPLQDTNDAFLANIQKNGTYSVMPRVPGGEITADGLIAIGAVAKRYGLYCKITGGQRIDLLGAQRDDLPAIWEELIAAGFESGHAYGKSLRTVKSCVGSTWCRYGVQDSTSLAVRLELRYRGLRSPHKLKSGVSGCTRECAEARSKDFGIIATEKGWNLYVGGNGGVTPKHAVLLASDLHEDEVVRLLDRYLMFYVRTADRLQRTSTWLENMDGGLDYLRAVIMDDRLGICAELEAEMERHVASYEDEWARAVATPEMRARFRTFVNSDARDDGVQWVDERGQIRPADLPPGLTHLTPLPMAGGDD